A window from Electrophorus electricus isolate fEleEle1 chromosome 7, fEleEle1.pri, whole genome shotgun sequence encodes these proteins:
- the LOC113575815 gene encoding cytochrome c oxidase assembly factor 6 homolog, giving the protein MSAPSSQQRRACWGAKDELWKCLDSHEDDGTACEKYRSQFEALCPAQWVKYFDKRRDFLKYKEKVEGGGAEPAARAAKV; this is encoded by the exons ATGAGCGCCCCGAGCTCCCAGCAGAGGCGCGCGTGTTGGGGCGCCAAGGACGAGCTCTGGAAGTGTCTGGACTCGCACGAGGACGACGGAACTGCGTGCGAGAAATACAGGAGCCAGTTCGAAGCGCTCTGCCCCGCGCAGTGG GTGAAATACTTCGACAAGAGACGAGACTTCCTGAAGTACaaagagaaggtggagggtggaggagccGAGCCTGCAGCGCGAGCGGCTAAAGTGTAG